One Priestia aryabhattai DNA segment encodes these proteins:
- a CDS encoding IDEAL domain-containing protein codes for MNNEKSYTEMMKSLARKKKVIDTVSMLDVYIEMVIDESLFKRQKELLETNINTALDQRDETAFYELSAQYQSLLQTST; via the coding sequence ATGAACAATGAAAAATCGTACACGGAAATGATGAAGTCCCTCGCTCGCAAGAAAAAAGTAATTGATACTGTGAGTATGTTGGATGTTTATATCGAAATGGTAATTGATGAATCGCTGTTTAAGCGTCAAAAAGAACTGTTAGAAACAAACATTAACACGGCATTAGATCAACGTGATGAAACTGCTTTTTATGAGCTATCAGCACAGTACCAATCCTTGCTTCAAACATCTACTTAA